From Acidothermus cellulolyticus 11B, a single genomic window includes:
- a CDS encoding NADH-quinone oxidoreductase subunit D encodes MTLTPLTADIAVWRTNILDRLASNRFASLFATAPPESDLRLTALLASAGSIDAIDVAVPRGSTSYPALSAVVPAASWYERKIHDLFGLEPLGHPRLDPLILPLREAQPRPLPGQRSAIPPLTPDEAAIPSRVLGHGVFTIPHGPVRSGVYESVEYLVETPGEDIPYVGIRVFAKHRGIERRFEDLDVSDGVLLAERVEGIASVAHALAFCHAVEDLAGVIPSPRDRSVRVIFAELERIANHLDVALKLADAAGLAVAVSRFGYHKERILRLIGAACGSRFGRGVVVPGGIGCEPAISPNALLTRLDDILREVFADADLLMQTPSFLDRLRGTGPLDPALARRHGALGPIGRASGFDDDDRWHRPYDEYSDLPQFPAVSSGSGDALARLEIRWSEIRSSAELIRQAVAHIAALSAPTAEPADVPAAIDRISGRGIGWAEAPQGEVVYVVECDDGRISRCAPRSASFHNLVLFHDVFAGDILTDFPFIEASFGLSIAGVAL; translated from the coding sequence ATGACGCTGACCCCGCTGACCGCAGATATCGCCGTCTGGCGGACGAACATCCTCGACCGGCTCGCCTCGAACCGATTCGCCAGCCTGTTCGCCACCGCTCCCCCGGAGTCCGACCTCCGGCTGACGGCGCTTCTGGCCAGCGCCGGCAGCATCGACGCCATCGACGTCGCGGTTCCGCGCGGATCAACCAGCTACCCGGCGCTCTCCGCCGTGGTGCCGGCCGCCAGTTGGTATGAGCGGAAAATCCACGACCTCTTCGGCCTCGAACCGCTCGGGCATCCGCGGCTCGACCCGCTGATTCTTCCGCTCCGTGAGGCACAACCGCGTCCGCTGCCCGGACAGCGCTCGGCGATACCGCCGCTCACCCCGGACGAAGCGGCCATCCCGTCGCGGGTCCTCGGCCATGGCGTCTTCACCATTCCGCACGGACCCGTCCGCTCCGGTGTCTATGAATCCGTGGAGTATCTCGTCGAAACCCCGGGAGAGGACATTCCGTACGTCGGCATCCGCGTCTTCGCCAAGCATCGCGGCATCGAGCGGCGCTTCGAGGACCTCGACGTCTCCGACGGCGTATTGCTGGCGGAACGGGTCGAGGGAATCGCCTCGGTGGCGCACGCGCTCGCCTTCTGCCATGCGGTGGAAGACCTCGCCGGTGTCATCCCGTCACCGCGGGACCGGTCGGTGCGGGTTATTTTCGCGGAACTCGAACGCATCGCCAACCACCTCGACGTCGCGCTGAAACTCGCCGACGCCGCCGGGCTGGCCGTTGCCGTGTCCCGATTCGGCTACCACAAGGAGCGCATTCTGCGGCTTATCGGCGCCGCGTGCGGCAGCCGCTTCGGCCGCGGTGTCGTCGTACCCGGCGGTATCGGTTGCGAACCAGCGATTTCCCCGAACGCACTGCTCACCAGGCTGGACGACATTCTCCGTGAGGTCTTCGCGGACGCCGACTTGCTCATGCAGACGCCGTCTTTCCTCGACCGGCTCCGCGGCACCGGACCACTCGACCCGGCACTCGCCCGCCGGCACGGCGCCCTCGGACCGATCGGGCGGGCGTCAGGTTTCGACGACGACGACCGTTGGCATCGGCCGTACGACGAGTACTCCGATCTGCCGCAGTTTCCGGCGGTGTCCTCCGGATCCGGCGATGCGTTGGCACGGCTGGAAATCCGGTGGTCGGAAATCCGCAGTTCGGCGGAGCTCATCCGGCAGGCCGTCGCACACATCGCGGCATTGTCGGCTCCGACCGCCGAGCCGGCCGACGTGCCTGCCGCCATCGACCGGATCAGCGGCCGCGGCATCGGTTGGGCGGAAGCGCCGCAGGGCGAGGTCGTTTATGTCGTGGAGTGCGACGACGGGCGGATTTCCCGATGTGCGCCGCGGTCGGCGTCCTTCCATAACCTCGTGCTCTTCCACGACGTTTTCGCCGGCGATATCCTCACGGATTTTCCCTTCATCGAAGCCAGTTTCGGGCTCTCCATCGCGGGGGTGGCGCTGTAA
- a CDS encoding proton-conducting transporter membrane subunit, whose product MSTLLVALLVVPFVAAGVCLIAPPTAGRILTAGVGVGSFGAVLALVTATRAHSVAAGFLRVDAVSTIFLLATALVYATVALYAIGYLRPEHVDRRYCRRILAGINLFAWALLAAPMVNGFTLLWVAVELTTVISALLVAIDDTDAATEAAWKYVLIASAGLGLALFGTVFYYYAGSQVLGTSYTFTFDALTMHSAGLPHTAVRLGFVLAVLGFGTKVGFFPVHTWLPDAHSEAPTPVSALLSGSLLAVSFYAILRFYQVAVATLGAAFPRQVLLAFGIASLALAALYLLDQRDIKRLLAYSSIEHMGILAVGMSFGARIAVVGVLLHVLAHAAAKGNAFMGAGVFVRAFGTKDLTAMRRGFTVLPWSAPLFLLAILALAAAPPFGIFRSEFYIVAGGLAAGHSGTVAVLVALVILAFAGLTWTTTALVFPADEAGITTASASLSSNAADGRTSDESIAKTPDRPTPRLGREFSAWLVIPPVLGLAVLVLLGMHPPASLIDLLTRGAVELGGG is encoded by the coding sequence GTGAGCACACTTCTTGTTGCACTCCTTGTCGTACCGTTCGTCGCCGCCGGTGTCTGCCTCATCGCTCCCCCAACAGCGGGCCGGATCCTCACCGCGGGTGTCGGCGTTGGCTCCTTCGGCGCGGTCCTGGCGCTGGTTACCGCGACGCGTGCCCATAGCGTCGCCGCCGGTTTTCTCCGGGTCGACGCGGTTTCCACGATTTTTCTCCTTGCCACCGCGCTTGTGTATGCCACCGTTGCGCTTTACGCCATCGGCTATCTACGGCCCGAGCACGTCGACCGTCGATACTGCCGGCGCATCCTCGCCGGCATCAACCTCTTCGCGTGGGCCTTGCTGGCGGCGCCGATGGTCAACGGATTCACCCTCCTTTGGGTCGCGGTCGAGCTCACTACGGTCATTTCTGCGCTCCTGGTCGCCATCGACGACACCGACGCCGCAACGGAAGCCGCCTGGAAATACGTTCTCATCGCGTCAGCCGGTCTCGGCCTTGCCCTCTTCGGAACGGTTTTCTACTACTACGCCGGCTCACAGGTGCTTGGCACGTCCTACACCTTCACCTTCGACGCCCTCACCATGCACTCCGCAGGACTTCCGCACACGGCCGTCCGGCTTGGATTCGTCCTTGCCGTCCTTGGTTTCGGGACGAAAGTCGGCTTCTTTCCGGTGCACACCTGGCTGCCCGATGCACATTCCGAAGCGCCGACACCCGTCTCGGCCCTGCTCTCCGGCTCGCTTCTCGCAGTAAGCTTTTACGCGATCCTCCGTTTTTACCAAGTCGCCGTCGCAACCCTCGGCGCTGCTTTTCCCCGCCAGGTCCTGCTCGCCTTCGGCATCGCGTCGCTCGCCCTCGCGGCGCTGTACCTGCTCGACCAACGGGATATCAAACGCTTGCTTGCCTATTCCAGCATTGAGCACATGGGAATTCTTGCCGTCGGCATGAGTTTCGGCGCCCGCATTGCCGTCGTCGGCGTTCTGCTGCACGTCCTCGCACACGCTGCAGCGAAGGGAAACGCGTTCATGGGGGCGGGGGTTTTCGTCCGCGCGTTCGGAACGAAGGATCTCACCGCCATGCGTCGCGGCTTCACCGTACTCCCCTGGTCCGCGCCGCTTTTCCTGTTGGCGATACTCGCCCTTGCCGCCGCGCCGCCGTTTGGAATCTTCCGCAGTGAGTTCTATATCGTCGCCGGTGGACTCGCCGCCGGCCACAGCGGCACCGTCGCGGTGCTCGTCGCTCTCGTCATCCTCGCCTTCGCCGGTCTCACCTGGACGACCACCGCCCTGGTTTTCCCCGCCGACGAAGCCGGAATCACCACGGCGTCCGCTTCATTGTCATCCAACGCGGCGGACGGCCGGACGTCGGACGAGAGCATCGCCAAGACGCCGGATCGGCCGACCCCCCGGCTGGGCCGCGAATTCAGCGCGTGGCTCGTGATCCCGCCGGTGCTCGGACTGGCTGTTCTCGTGCTGCTCGGGATGCACCCTCCGGCGTCCCTCATCGACCTGCTCACCCGCGGCGCCGTAGAACTCGGAGGTGGCTGA
- a CDS encoding hydrogenase: protein MPTGTPAPPVFDGVADVIAVLVLLAEFGMLRAALLPAQIRLYAGQSLLLAVLAAIAAQQRNVPDLYALAVLSAVLKVLAVPAVLRRMLRDTGTDIAGSGVLGVATRTLCALLATAFGFFATAGLPIRAAVLPRTALSLAVAAVLVAFILMIFRRDVVSQAVGFFSMENAVSLASLVIAATMPFLLEVVLLFDLLVAVVVFSALIRIHHNRRQSLSTRKLSGLRG from the coding sequence ATGCCGACCGGAACACCGGCGCCGCCGGTCTTTGACGGCGTCGCCGACGTCATCGCCGTCCTCGTTCTCCTCGCCGAGTTCGGCATGCTCCGCGCCGCCCTCCTGCCGGCCCAGATCCGCTTGTACGCCGGGCAGTCGCTGCTGCTCGCGGTCCTCGCGGCCATTGCGGCGCAGCAACGCAACGTACCCGACCTTTATGCCCTCGCCGTACTGTCCGCGGTGTTGAAGGTGCTCGCGGTTCCTGCCGTTCTGCGCCGCATGCTCCGCGACACCGGTACGGACATCGCCGGCAGCGGCGTCCTGGGTGTTGCGACGCGGACGCTGTGCGCACTCCTGGCGACGGCATTCGGCTTCTTCGCCACCGCCGGCTTGCCGATTCGCGCGGCCGTTCTTCCGCGAACCGCGCTCTCGCTGGCCGTCGCGGCGGTATTGGTCGCCTTCATCCTCATGATTTTCCGTCGGGACGTCGTGTCGCAGGCGGTCGGTTTCTTCTCGATGGAGAACGCTGTCTCACTGGCGAGCCTGGTCATCGCCGCGACGATGCCGTTCCTGCTTGAAGTCGTCCTGCTCTTCGACCTGCTCGTCGCCGTTGTGGTGTTCAGCGCCCTCATCCGCATTCATCACAATCGCCGGCAGTCGCTCTCCACCCGGAAACTCAGTGGATTGCGGGGGTGA
- a CDS encoding respiratory chain complex I subunit 1 family protein produces MNPRLSPVLLQVLQVGTVALAAPGLSGFIARLEARLQGRRGPRILQPYYDIVKFFRKESLAPLEASWIFLAAPFVAFVCYLTIPLLIPVLTSYGLPLGYMGDILGGGFLLALASFAVALAAAETGSPYAQLGSSRSKTFGAITEPVVLFVVFTVALLTSTDLPYALAATVRQSAGQIVRPAHLLAAAAFFLVILYETGRIPIETHSGTNEFGMIEEARSFEHSGPYLAMLRWGAAMKQFILYIIFLNVFVAPWGLASDGSLAAVILAVLALLGKAALVGVGVAVIDDSFAKLRLFKISEFVAAAFLLAVLAVFTVYLGGG; encoded by the coding sequence ATGAATCCACGGCTCTCCCCCGTTCTCCTCCAGGTTCTCCAGGTCGGGACGGTGGCCCTGGCCGCGCCCGGCCTCTCCGGGTTCATCGCGCGTCTCGAGGCCCGGCTGCAAGGACGGCGCGGTCCACGGATTCTCCAGCCCTACTACGACATCGTGAAATTCTTCCGCAAGGAGTCACTCGCACCGCTGGAGGCGAGCTGGATTTTCCTTGCCGCACCGTTCGTCGCTTTCGTGTGCTATCTCACCATCCCGCTGCTCATTCCCGTCCTCACCAGTTACGGCCTGCCGCTCGGCTACATGGGCGACATTCTCGGCGGCGGCTTCCTCCTGGCGCTGGCCAGTTTCGCGGTGGCCCTTGCCGCCGCCGAGACGGGCTCGCCATACGCCCAGCTCGGATCGAGCCGGTCGAAGACCTTCGGCGCCATAACGGAACCGGTCGTCTTGTTCGTCGTCTTCACCGTCGCACTGCTCACCAGCACCGACCTGCCGTATGCGCTGGCGGCCACCGTGCGGCAGAGCGCGGGTCAGATCGTGCGCCCGGCGCACCTGCTGGCCGCTGCCGCGTTCTTCCTGGTGATCCTCTACGAGACCGGCCGCATCCCGATCGAGACGCACAGCGGCACGAACGAATTCGGGATGATCGAAGAGGCGCGGAGTTTCGAGCACTCCGGGCCCTACCTGGCCATGCTCCGGTGGGGCGCGGCGATGAAACAATTCATCCTGTACATCATCTTCCTCAATGTCTTTGTCGCACCGTGGGGTCTGGCCTCCGACGGCTCACTCGCCGCCGTCATTCTCGCCGTCCTCGCCCTCCTCGGAAAGGCCGCCCTCGTCGGCGTCGGTGTGGCGGTCATCGACGATTCGTTCGCCAAGCTCCGCCTCTTCAAAATCAGCGAATTTGTCGCCGCCGCGTTTCTTCTCGCTGTACTGGCCGTTTTCACCGTCTACCTGGGAGGCGGATGA
- a CDS encoding MutS-related protein: MTVLKERAAKPSVLFVDPTALAAVDEQPEFFKDLHLDEILDVILAGYEEYGLRPLFYQPLGDVDAVRYRHEVFRDLQDAGIREAVDAFTAALRDMRNAFAMSEKLSYPQQKQRWFLDAALIYCNAVASLARRFSRMPLGSRGLQALADYLQGYVASPAFTRLARDARSVSDALAGVRYAVHIKGSQVRVQRYAGEPEYSAEVTETFARFQQRTGADYRVTFSESAYMDHVEARIADLVAALYPAEFTALVTFTEVHADFLDPVVAAFDRDIHFYLAYLRHVERLTRGGLPFCYPELSTTSKETVVRGGYDLALAMTRDGEPGAIVGNDFSLDGGERVIVVTGPNSGGKTTFARMFGQVHYLASLGLPVPARAARLFLPDRVFTHFEREEQLATLRGKLDDELVRLRDILAHATARSVIVMNESFSSTALRDARYLGAEILRRVLGLDAIGVYVTFVDELASIDGRIVSMVGIVDPRDPARRTYRFERRPADGRAYALAVAAKYGLTYEQLRRRVAS, encoded by the coding sequence ATGACGGTGCTCAAGGAGCGGGCCGCAAAACCGAGTGTTCTCTTCGTCGACCCGACGGCGTTGGCGGCGGTCGACGAGCAGCCCGAGTTCTTCAAGGACCTCCATCTCGACGAGATCCTGGACGTGATTCTCGCTGGATACGAAGAATATGGGCTGCGGCCGTTGTTCTACCAACCGTTAGGTGACGTCGACGCCGTCCGGTATCGGCACGAGGTCTTCCGGGATCTTCAGGATGCGGGCATCCGCGAAGCGGTTGACGCGTTCACCGCTGCTCTGCGCGACATGCGCAACGCCTTCGCGATGAGCGAAAAACTCTCTTACCCGCAGCAGAAACAACGGTGGTTCCTCGACGCTGCTTTGATCTACTGTAACGCCGTTGCCTCATTGGCGCGTCGATTCTCCCGGATGCCTCTCGGCTCACGAGGACTTCAGGCACTTGCCGATTACCTTCAGGGTTACGTCGCATCGCCGGCGTTTACCCGTCTTGCCCGCGACGCCCGGTCCGTGAGCGATGCGCTGGCCGGCGTTCGGTATGCGGTGCATATCAAGGGGAGCCAGGTGCGCGTGCAGCGCTATGCCGGGGAGCCGGAGTACAGCGCCGAGGTGACCGAGACGTTCGCCCGATTCCAGCAGCGGACCGGCGCCGATTATCGGGTCACCTTCAGCGAATCCGCATACATGGATCACGTCGAGGCGCGCATCGCGGATCTCGTGGCTGCGCTGTACCCGGCTGAGTTCACCGCCCTTGTGACGTTCACCGAGGTGCACGCGGATTTCCTGGATCCGGTGGTGGCGGCCTTTGACCGCGACATTCACTTTTACCTGGCGTATCTGCGGCATGTGGAGCGGCTAACGCGCGGGGGACTGCCGTTCTGCTATCCAGAACTGTCGACGACGTCGAAGGAAACCGTGGTCCGCGGCGGTTACGATCTCGCTCTTGCCATGACGCGTGACGGAGAGCCCGGCGCCATCGTGGGCAACGATTTCTCGCTTGACGGCGGGGAGCGCGTCATCGTGGTGACCGGACCCAACAGCGGAGGGAAGACGACGTTCGCCCGCATGTTCGGACAGGTGCACTACCTTGCGAGTCTCGGTCTGCCGGTGCCGGCGCGCGCGGCTCGGCTGTTCCTTCCCGATCGGGTCTTTACGCACTTCGAACGGGAGGAGCAACTTGCGACTCTGCGCGGCAAGCTGGACGACGAACTTGTCCGGCTGCGGGACATCCTGGCGCATGCCACCGCCAGGAGCGTCATCGTGATGAATGAGAGCTTCTCTTCGACGGCGTTGCGGGATGCGCGTTACCTCGGCGCCGAAATTCTGCGCCGTGTCCTCGGGCTGGACGCCATCGGCGTTTACGTGACCTTCGTCGACGAGCTTGCCTCGATCGACGGGAGGATCGTGAGCATGGTCGGGATCGTCGATCCCCGCGACCCGGCCCGGCGAACGTACCGGTTCGAGCGCCGTCCCGCAGACGGCCGGGCGTACGCCCTCGCTGTTGCGGCGAAATACGGTCTGACATACGAGCAGCTTCGCCGGCGGGTGGCGTCGTGA
- a CDS encoding MutS-related protein, which translates to MKVFLMHPEQDFDPQAQLPEHADDLIRDLELETLLAAMAGGDDYLLTVARAGVLHPLADPAVIRYRQEILADCLRHPDALRALYHLAAEAVAAEKKIWRTFWKSPDIILHRALEVMGVFLGYIRRLRTLTDTYAEMFSAPGLQRFMRMVGEELSDEYLQRVENHLAELSFRRGVLLSARLGRGNKGEDYTLHRYTERSLLQRIASGERRAAGYTFRIPDRDEAGHRALSELRGRGLNVVADALARSADHVLSFFAALRAELGFYLGCVQLAERLASLGCRWSFPDVHQPSARRFHARHLYDVCLALTIGGPVVGNDVDADGKLLVLVTGPNQGGKSTFLRSVGLAQLLMQAGMFVPADALDASVAGGIFTHFKREEDPALRGGKLEEELARMSAIADRVHTGSVVLCNESFSATNEREGSEIAQQVIDAFMDCGVRVFFVTHLYDLARRYSERQDRRVLFLRAERLPDGRRTFRMIVGAPEPTSHAADSYRRIFGL; encoded by the coding sequence GTGAAAGTCTTTCTCATGCACCCGGAGCAGGATTTCGATCCGCAGGCTCAGTTGCCGGAGCATGCCGACGACCTGATCCGTGACCTGGAACTGGAGACCCTCCTGGCGGCTATGGCGGGCGGTGACGATTATCTGCTGACTGTCGCCCGCGCGGGTGTCCTGCATCCTCTCGCCGATCCCGCCGTGATCCGCTATCGTCAGGAAATTCTCGCCGACTGCCTGCGCCATCCCGACGCCCTCCGGGCCTTGTATCACCTTGCCGCCGAGGCCGTCGCCGCGGAAAAGAAGATCTGGCGGACCTTCTGGAAGTCGCCGGACATCATCCTGCATCGAGCCCTCGAGGTGATGGGTGTTTTCCTCGGCTATATTCGGCGGTTGCGCACACTCACCGATACGTACGCCGAGATGTTCTCCGCCCCGGGTCTTCAGCGGTTCATGCGTATGGTCGGCGAGGAACTCTCCGACGAGTACCTCCAGCGGGTCGAGAATCATCTGGCGGAGCTCTCTTTCCGGCGCGGCGTCCTGCTCAGCGCCCGTCTCGGCCGGGGAAATAAAGGGGAGGACTACACGCTGCATCGGTACACGGAGCGCAGCCTTCTGCAGAGGATTGCTTCGGGCGAGCGCCGCGCTGCGGGTTACACCTTCCGCATTCCGGACCGCGACGAAGCGGGTCATCGGGCGCTGTCGGAATTGCGCGGCCGGGGACTGAACGTGGTTGCGGACGCGCTTGCCCGGTCCGCCGACCATGTGCTCTCGTTCTTTGCGGCTCTCCGCGCCGAGCTGGGTTTTTACCTCGGCTGCGTGCAATTGGCGGAACGGCTTGCGTCGCTCGGCTGCCGGTGGTCGTTTCCCGATGTGCACCAGCCGTCGGCCCGCCGTTTCCACGCGCGACATCTGTACGACGTCTGCCTCGCCTTGACGATCGGCGGGCCGGTGGTCGGCAATGACGTCGACGCGGACGGGAAACTTCTCGTTCTGGTGACGGGACCCAATCAGGGCGGGAAGTCGACGTTCCTGCGCAGTGTCGGACTGGCCCAGTTGCTCATGCAGGCTGGGATGTTCGTTCCCGCCGACGCGCTGGACGCGAGCGTCGCCGGGGGAATTTTCACGCATTTCAAACGCGAGGAGGATCCGGCTCTGCGTGGCGGAAAGCTCGAGGAGGAGCTCGCCAGGATGAGTGCGATCGCCGACCGCGTGCACACCGGCTCGGTCGTCTTGTGCAATGAGTCGTTCAGTGCCACCAATGAACGCGAAGGGTCGGAGATCGCCCAACAGGTCATCGATGCATTCATGGACTGCGGCGTCCGCGTCTTCTTCGTGACGCATTTGTACGACCTGGCGCGCCGGTACAGCGAGCGGCAGGACCGGCGGGTGCTGTTCTTGCGGGCGGAGCGACTGCCCGACGGACGGCGCACCTTCCGGATGATCGTCGGTGCACCGGAGCCGACGAGTCACGCGGCGGACTCCTACCGCCGGATTTTCGGCCTCTGA
- the tig gene encoding trigger factor: MKSAVETLSPTRVKFTVEVGFDELQPTVAAAYRKVAEQVRVPGFRPGKVPPPIIDRRIGRGVVLEQALNDAIPQFYGQAVDEAAVAVISQPEIEVTNFADGEGLTFTAEVDVRPTIELPDPESITVTVDPVTVSDADVDAELAALADRFATLKPVDRPARRGDFVTIDMTVRLDGEVLEDGTVTGASYEVGSAQLVEGLDEALEGLTAGQSAEFDAPLAGPYAGRTARAEVTVRAVREKQVPALDDAFAQQASEFDTLEELRAHIRERIGRTRRIQQHVQARERLLQTLLDSLDIPVPERIVDAEVRSRAEQLRRYAEARGMDAEGLLAQQGESLHDHEAHVRADVERELRVQFLLDTVVAREQLQLQEAELTDYLIQRATRLGVSPDDYANQLVRTNTVPLAVADALRGKALTYLLQRVRVVDTTGAPVNLEGGSTPAAEAEPAVSEA, from the coding sequence GTGAAGAGCGCAGTTGAGACTCTGAGCCCCACGCGTGTCAAGTTCACCGTCGAAGTCGGCTTTGACGAGCTCCAGCCCACGGTTGCCGCGGCCTACCGCAAGGTGGCGGAGCAGGTCCGGGTGCCGGGGTTTCGGCCGGGGAAGGTCCCGCCGCCGATCATCGACCGTCGGATCGGCCGTGGTGTCGTGCTCGAGCAAGCGCTCAATGACGCGATTCCGCAGTTCTACGGACAGGCCGTTGACGAAGCGGCGGTTGCGGTGATCAGCCAGCCCGAGATCGAGGTGACGAACTTTGCGGACGGCGAGGGGCTGACCTTCACGGCCGAAGTCGACGTCCGGCCGACCATCGAACTGCCGGACCCGGAGAGCATCACCGTCACCGTCGATCCCGTGACGGTCTCCGACGCGGACGTGGACGCCGAGCTCGCCGCCCTTGCCGACCGGTTCGCAACCCTCAAGCCGGTCGACCGGCCGGCGCGCCGCGGCGACTTCGTCACCATCGACATGACGGTGCGCCTGGACGGCGAGGTGCTCGAGGACGGCACGGTGACCGGCGCCTCGTACGAGGTGGGCAGCGCCCAGCTCGTCGAAGGTCTCGACGAGGCGCTCGAGGGGCTCACCGCCGGCCAGTCCGCGGAATTCGACGCGCCTCTCGCCGGACCCTACGCCGGGCGCACGGCGCGGGCCGAGGTCACCGTCCGCGCGGTCCGGGAGAAGCAGGTGCCGGCGCTCGATGACGCATTTGCCCAGCAAGCCAGCGAATTCGACACCCTCGAGGAGCTGCGCGCCCACATCCGCGAGCGCATCGGTCGGACCCGGCGGATCCAGCAGCACGTGCAGGCCCGCGAACGCCTCCTGCAGACCCTGCTCGATTCCCTCGACATTCCCGTTCCGGAGCGGATCGTTGACGCCGAAGTACGGTCGAGAGCCGAGCAGTTGCGCCGCTATGCCGAGGCCCGCGGCATGGACGCCGAAGGCCTGCTGGCCCAGCAAGGGGAGAGCCTGCACGACCACGAGGCGCACGTGCGCGCCGATGTGGAGCGCGAACTGCGGGTGCAGTTCCTCCTGGACACCGTCGTCGCGCGTGAACAGCTGCAACTGCAAGAGGCGGAGCTCACGGACTACTTGATTCAGCGGGCCACCCGGCTCGGCGTGAGTCCCGACGACTATGCCAATCAATTGGTGCGGACCAACACCGTGCCGCTGGCGGTGGCGGATGCGCTGCGCGGCAAGGCGCTGACCTACCTTCTCCAGCGGGTCCGCGTCGTCGACACCACCGGCGCACCGGTGAACCTGGAGGGGGGCTCGACGCCGGCTGCCGAGGCGGAGCCGGCGGTAAGCGAAGCCTGA
- a CDS encoding ATP-dependent Clp protease proteolytic subunit, giving the protein MPTAALPPSGASAEDDVFNKLLRNRILFLGTVVDDALANKICAQLLLLAAEDPDRDIYLYINSPGGSVDAGMAIYDTMQYVQCDVATVALGLAASMGQFLLCAGAKGKRYALPHARIMMHQPLGGIGGTASLIAIQAEQMLYAKRTLQQLISQHTGQPIERIERDSDRERWFSAEEAKEYGFIDHVVRSSRQVPTETTSVS; this is encoded by the coding sequence ATTCCGACCGCCGCGCTCCCGCCGTCCGGCGCATCCGCTGAGGATGACGTCTTCAACAAGCTGCTGCGCAACCGGATTCTGTTCCTCGGCACGGTGGTCGACGACGCCCTGGCGAACAAAATCTGCGCACAGCTGCTGCTGCTTGCCGCCGAGGATCCGGATCGCGATATTTACCTGTACATCAATTCACCCGGCGGCTCGGTGGACGCCGGCATGGCGATTTACGACACCATGCAGTACGTGCAGTGCGATGTCGCTACCGTCGCGCTCGGGTTGGCCGCGTCCATGGGGCAGTTCCTCCTCTGCGCTGGCGCCAAAGGGAAGCGGTACGCGCTGCCGCATGCGCGGATCATGATGCATCAGCCGCTCGGCGGCATCGGCGGTACGGCGTCGCTCATCGCCATTCAGGCCGAACAGATGCTGTACGCCAAGCGCACGCTGCAGCAGCTCATTTCCCAGCACACCGGGCAGCCGATTGAACGCATCGAGCGGGACTCCGACCGGGAACGATGGTTCTCCGCGGAGGAGGCGAAGGAGTACGGCTTCATCGACCACGTCGTTCGTAGCTCCCGCCAGGTGCCTACCGAGACGACGTCGGTCTCCTAA
- a CDS encoding ATP-dependent Clp protease proteolytic subunit, whose product MRVEHAGELWVPRSAGDGPGRRLTGERPSSRYIVPEFRERTSQGDRIHNPYTKLFEERIIFLGVQIDDISANDVMAQLLTLESMDPDRDIQLYINSPGGSFTALTAIYDTMQFIRPEVQTICMGQAASAAAVLLAAGTKGKRMALPNSRILIHQPYSEAGGQASDLEIAAREVLRMRRLLEHLLAKHTGRSEEQIRQDIERDKILTAEEAVEYGIIDEVITTRKLSLVGSSAAAAR is encoded by the coding sequence ATGCGCGTCGAGCATGCCGGCGAATTGTGGGTGCCGCGGAGTGCGGGCGACGGCCCGGGACGGCGGTTGACCGGGGAGCGGCCGTCGTCGCGGTACATCGTCCCGGAATTCCGGGAGCGCACCAGTCAGGGTGACCGAATTCACAATCCGTACACCAAGCTCTTCGAAGAGCGCATCATCTTCCTCGGCGTCCAAATCGACGACATCTCGGCGAACGACGTGATGGCCCAGCTGCTGACCTTGGAGTCGATGGACCCGGACCGCGACATCCAGCTCTACATCAACTCACCGGGCGGGTCGTTCACCGCACTCACCGCGATCTACGACACGATGCAGTTCATCCGGCCCGAGGTGCAGACGATTTGCATGGGCCAGGCGGCGTCCGCGGCCGCCGTCCTGCTGGCCGCCGGCACGAAGGGCAAGCGGATGGCCCTGCCGAATTCCCGGATTCTCATCCATCAGCCGTACAGCGAGGCGGGCGGTCAGGCCAGCGACCTGGAGATCGCCGCCCGCGAGGTGCTGCGGATGCGCCGCCTCCTCGAACACCTGCTCGCCAAGCACACCGGCCGCAGCGAGGAGCAGATCCGGCAGGACATTGAGCGCGACAAGATTCTCACTGCTGAGGAGGCGGTGGAGTACGGCATCATCGACGAGGTGATCACCACCCGCAAGCTCTCCCTCGTGGGCTCCTCGGCCGCGGCGGCGCGCTAG